A DNA window from Bacteroidales bacterium contains the following coding sequences:
- a CDS encoding ankyrin repeat domain-containing protein, with product MNKKQLNKKLFQAIENNNVKEVKALIKKDADVNAKDKDDKTVLMFAAESGSFDIVKFLIEKGADIKAKDKAGKTVLMYAVYGSSVAVVKFLVEKDLNINEKDIYHNTALMSAAQKGSVYIVKLLIEKGANINAKNECDWTALMSAAYRGSRYVIKLLIEKGADVNAKNEYGRTALMSAAEEGFFDIVKLLIEKGADVNAQNECGWTVLIYAGDSLDIVKLLIEKGANVNAKTEDDFTALMFIAQEGSLNVTKLLIEKGADVKAKDKYGWTVLKHAKQNKNKEMIKLIKENGAKE from the coding sequence ATGAATAAAAAACAATTAAATAAAAAACTGTTTCAAGCAATAGAAAACAATAATGTGAAAGAAGTAAAAGCATTAATTAAGAAAGATGCAGATGTGAATGCAAAAGATAAAGATGATAAAACAGTTTTAATGTTTGCTGCTGAAAGCGGTTCTTTTGATATAGTAAAATTCCTTATAGAAAAAGGTGCAGACATAAAAGCAAAAGACAAAGCCGGTAAGACAGTTTTAATGTATGCGGTTTATGGTAGTTCTGTTGCTGTGGTGAAATTCCTTGTTGAAAAAGATTTAAATATAAATGAAAAAGACATATATCATAATACAGCTTTAATGTCTGCAGCTCAAAAAGGTTCTGTTTATATAGTAAAACTATTAATAGAAAAAGGAGCAAATATAAATGCAAAAAATGAATGTGATTGGACAGCTTTAATGTCTGCAGCTTATAGAGGTTCTCGTTATGTCATAAAACTGTTAATAGAAAAAGGTGCAGATGTAAATGCAAAAAATGAATATGGTCGGACAGCTTTAATGTCTGCAGCCGAAGAAGGCTTTTTTGATATTGTAAAATTATTAATAGAAAAAGGTGCAGATGTAAATGCACAAAACGAATGTGGTTGGACAGTTTTAATATATGCAGGAGATTCTCTTGATATTGTAAAACTATTAATAGAAAAAGGTGCAAATGTAAATGCAAAAACTGAAGATGATTTTACAGCTTTAATGTTTATAGCTCAAGAAGGTTCTCTTAATGTCACAAAATTATTAATAGAAAAAGGTGCAGATGTGAAAGCAAAAGACAAATATGGTTGGACAGTTTTAAAACATGCAAAACAAAATAAAAATAAAGAAATGATTAAACTAATCAAAGAAAACGGAGCAAAAGAATAA